Proteins from a genomic interval of Antedon mediterranea chromosome 5, ecAntMedi1.1, whole genome shotgun sequence:
- the LOC140048512 gene encoding diacylglycerol kinase delta-like isoform X1: MHAKHFHSADETRDCGRLGRTTRGKNMADLSEKCGSSSSRHGVNSKNTVQASSFDESSDSEGEEVRLSKAFHRRVSTSKQIKHKACTKEGYLSMQTSSFQRWRSRYFKLKGRKLFYAKESNSEIYEEVELVDVSVAESSTKNPNNSFRVINPFRTLHLIADSRKDMEDWISAIRSASNKDFYDSGSEHIGDMLSGMHNWYACSHARPTYCNVCREALPGVTSHGLSCEVCKFKAHKRCAVRAGNNCKWTTLASIGKDIIEEDDGGLTMPHQWLEGNLPVSAKCAVCEKTCGSVLRLQDSRCLWCKTMVHTVCKPHFAKKCPLGQCKLSIIPPITLNCIDSDGYWQASRHGCNSPLLVFVNSKSGDNQGVKFLRRFKQLLNPAQVFDLMNSGPRLGLRLFKKFDTFRILVCGGDGSVGWVLTQIDKMDLHKQCQVGVLPLGTGNDLARVLGWGTNCDDDTLLPAMLEKLEHSGTKMLDRWSIWVNETDNSAPTDQLEEQNERTENITAYEDSVALHLANILQSEKNSEVIKSAQVLCKTVKDFLEKIGESYDSDTQSDDTMKDKCAILNEKLNSLLQTLNEEAQATPIPPGMPVPVIPPTHEGDTTEVSEVNDRVEKMQGPATKVFKPRDALMSRANSLKKAVRQIIEQTEKAVDEQNEQTKVHEERSRRVHGMMPSTSATHYEDIKEKDDESTEKGDESNKLETDVKPFSVFTSAKSRERKKGLDTLFTPTLGRSNPVLSKSVGGNALCGGLVSKVLLANADALCAAVSPLMDKNLESVFGLRNAALGLFPLPAQKLEDRIGYTEKCVMNNYFGIGLDAKIALDFHTRREEHPEKCKSRTKNIMWYGMLGGKELLHRTYRNLEQKVQLECDGYRISLPSLQGIVVLNIPSYMGGANFWGGSKEDETFAAPSFDDRILEVVAVFGGMQMAVSKLITLQHHRIAQCRVVKVTILGDEPVPVQVDGEAWMQSPGYMKIIHKNRAHMLVRDKVFESTLKSWTDKQRLEQQLQDFELGNVKQFCEMSAGLIRSVQVLCMSHSSIDTELMGFVNSSSSELDKLYPAGKLLEGPNRRSVMDLVNSIKLLHNETSIFLARKAYSLQLQEENISNVYKSLSCVDNELRHISMVEPHVKGHDEESSGSLSKRSKGRFRMPARFKSRNKESKHSPSLASLAIQQWSVEEVGIWLSNLSFGEYKDTFIRHDIRGAELLNLERRDLKDLGISKVGHIKRILQAIKDLNTKHLDQHVYPQAAGTSSTSHATP, translated from the exons TCTGAGATTTATGAAGAAGTTGAACTGGTTGATGTAAGCGTTGCAGAAAGTAGTACTAAAAACCCAAATAATAGCTTTCGG GTGATAAATCCTTTTCGAACCTTGCACCTGATAGCAGATTCACGCAAAGATATGGAAGACTGGATAAGTGCCATTAGATCTGCAAGTAATAAAGATTTCTATGAT tctgGTAGTGAGCACATCGGTGATATGCTTTCTGGGATGCACAATTGGTATGCGTGCTCCCATGCGAGACCGACCTATTGCAATGTATGTCGGGAAGCGCTACCTGGTGTTACATCACACGGACTGTCCTGTGAAg TTTGTAAATTTAAAGCACATAAACGATGCGCTGTGCGTGCTGGAAACAACTGCAAATGGACGACTTTAGCATCCATTGGAAAGGACATCATTGAAGAGGATGATGGTGGA ttaaccATGCCTCATCAATGGTTAGAGGGTAATTTACCTGTCAGCGCTAAATGTGCTGTCTGTGAGAAAACATGTGGAAGCGTGTTACGCTTGCAGGATTCACGATGTTTATGGTGCAAAACAATG GTGCATACAGTTTGTAAACCACATTTTGCCAAAAAGTGCCCCCTAGGTCAATGTAAATTATCGATCATCCCACCAATCACCTTAAACTGTATTGACTCCGATGGCTACTGGCAGGCTAGTAGACACGGATGCAATAGCCCCCTCCTAGTGTTTGTTAACTCGAAAAGTGGAGACAACCAAGGTGTAAAGTTTCTGCGTAGATTCAAACAGTTACTGAATCCGGCTCAAGTGTTTGACCTCATGAACAGTGGACCGAGATTAGG ACTGAGATTATTCAAGAAATTTGATACATTCCGTATCCTTGTCTGTGGTGGAGATGGCAGTGTGGGTTGGGTACTAACTCAGATAGATAAAATGGATCTTCACAAACAG TGTCAAGTGGGTGTCTTACCTCTAGGTACTGGCAATGATTTAGCACGGGTGCTTGGATGGGGTACAAATTGTGATGATGACACCCTTCTGCCAGCTATGTTGGAAAAACTTGAGCACTCAGGTACCAAGATGTTAGACAG ATGGAGTATTTGGGTAAATGAGACAGACAACTCAGCACCAACTGACCAATTGGAGGAGCAGAACGAAAGAACCGAGAACATTACGGCCTACGAAGATTCTGTAGCACTTCATCTTGCAAATATTCTACAATCCGAGAAAAACTCTGAAGTTATAAAATCAGCACA agTATTATGCAAAACAGTGAAAGATTTTCTGGAAAAGATTGGAGAATCTTATGACTCTGACACCCAGTCAGACGACACAATGAAGGACAAA TGTgctattttaaatgaaaaactgAACTCATTACTTCAAACGTTGAACGAAGAAGCCCAGGCAACACCAATACCCCCTGGAATGCCAGTTCCTGTAATACCTCCCACTCACGAAGGAGATACGACGGAAGTATCAGAGGTCAACGACCGAGTGGAAAAAATGCAAGGCCCAGCGACAAAGGTGTTTAAACCACGAGATGCTTTGATGTCCAGGGCAAATAGCCTTAAGAAAGCTGTTAGACAAATTATAGAACAAACAGAAAAAG CTGTTGACGAGCAAAACGAACAGACCAAAGTGCATGAAGAGCGATCGCGGAGGGTGCATGGAATGATGCCCTCAACGTCAGCAACACATTACGAGGATATCAAGGAGAAGGACGACGAAAGCACTGAAAAAGGCGACGAATCAAACAAGTTAGAAACGGACGTAAAACCCTTTTCGGTTTTTACTTCAGCAAAATCAAGAGAACGTAAAAAAG GGTTAGACACACTATTTACGCCCACGCTAGGCAGAAGTAATCCGGTGCTTAGTAAAA GCGTTGGGGGTAATGCTTTATGCGGTGGACTCGTAAGCAAAGTGTTGTTAGCAAACGCGGATGCTCTGTGTGCTGCTGTATCTCCTCTTATGGATAAAAACCTTGAGTCTGT GTTTGGTTTGCGTAATGCCGCCCTTGGACTTTTTCCCCTTCCTGCACAGAAATTAGAAGACAG AATTGGGTATACTGAGAAATGTGTGATGAATAACTATTTTGGTATTGGACTTGATGCGAAGATTGCTCTTGACTTCCATACTAGGAGGGAAGAGCATCCAGAAAAGTGCAA GAGcagaacaaaaaatataatgtgGTATGGTATGTTAGGTGGTAAAGAACTACTTCATCGTACGTATCGTAATCTGGAACAAAAGGTTCAACTGGAATGCGACGGATATAGGATCTCATTACCAAGTCTTCAGGGTATTGTTGTACTCAACATACCCAGTTATATGGGTGGGGCCAACTTTTGGGGAGGCAGCAAAGAAGACGAG ACATTTGCTGCACCTTCATTCGATGACCGCATCTTGGAAGTTGTCGCCGTCTTCGGCGGAATGCAGATGGCCGTGTCAAAGCTAATCACCTTGCAACATCATCGCATCGCTCAATGCCGCGTTGTGAAGGTGACGATACTCGGAGATGAGCCTGTTCCGGTTCAAGTTGACGGTGAAGCGTGGATGCAAAGTCCAGGCTATATGAAGATAATTCATAAGAATAGAGCACATATGTTAGTCAGAGATAAG GTGTTTGAGAGCACATTAAAGTCGTGGACTGACAAGCAAAGACTAGAACAACAACTACAAGATTTTGAACTTGGAAATGTGAAGCAATTTTGTGAAATGTCAGCTGGACTTATACGAAG TGTTCAAGTTCTTTGTATGAGTCACTCCAGTATTGATACTGAACTAATGGGTTTTGTAAACTCGTCCTCATCAGAGCTGGACAAGTTGTACCCAGCAGGCAAACTGCTAGAA GGACCAAACCGTAGGAGTGTCATGGACCTTGTCAATAGCATTAAACTACTGCATAATGAAACCAGTATTTTCTTGGCTAGAAAGGCCTACTCATTG CAATTACAAGAAGAAAACATTTCCAATGTGTACAAGTCATTAAGCTGTGTAGACAATGAACTTCGACATATCTCAATGGTTGAACCTCATGTCAAAGGTCATGATGAAGAG agTTCAGGATCATTATCAAAGAGGTCAAAAGGTCGTTTTCGAATGCCGGCACGATTTAAGAGTCGGAATAAGGAGTCTAAACATTCACCGTCGCTAGCCT cttTAGCTATACAGCAATGGAGTGTAGAAGAGGTCGGCATTTGGTTGAGTAATCTGTCATTTGGAGAGTATAAAGACACATTTATACGACATGACATTCGAGGAGCGGAGCTTTTGAACTTGGAACGCCGTGACCTGAAA GATCTTGGTATTAGTAAAGTTGGACATATTAAACGAATACTTCAAGCAATTAAAGACTTAAATACCAAACATTTGGACCAGCATGTATATCCGCAAGCAGCAGGGACCAGCTCAACAAGTCATGCAACGCCATAA
- the LOC140048512 gene encoding diacylglycerol kinase delta-like isoform X2, whose product MHAKHFHSADETRDCGRLGRTTRGKNMADLSEKCGSSSSRHGVNSKNTVQASSFDESSDSEGEEVRLSKAFHRRVSTSKQIKHKACTKEGYLSMQTSSFQRWRSRYFKLKGRKLFYAKESNSEIYEEVELVDVSVAESSTKNPNNSFRVINPFRTLHLIADSRKDMEDWISAIRSASNKDFYDSGSEHIGDMLSGMHNWYACSHARPTYCNVCREALPGVTSHGLSCEVCKFKAHKRCAVRAGNNCKWTTLASIGKDIIEEDDGGLTMPHQWLEGNLPVSAKCAVCEKTCGSVLRLQDSRCLWCKTMVHTVCKPHFAKKCPLGQCKLSIIPPITLNCIDSDGYWQASRHGCNSPLLVFVNSKSGDNQGVKFLRRFKQLLNPAQVFDLMNSGPRLGLRLFKKFDTFRILVCGGDGSVGWVLTQIDKMDLHKQCQVGVLPLGTGNDLARVLGWGTNCDDDTLLPAMLEKLEHSGTKMLDRWSIWVNETDNSAPTDQLEEQNERTENITAYEDSVALHLANILQSEKNSEVIKSAQVLCKTVKDFLEKIGESYDSDTQSDDTMKDKCAILNEKLNSLLQTLNEEAQATPIPPGMPVPVIPPTHEGDTTEVSEVNDRVEKMQGPATKVFKPRDALMSRANSLKKAVRQIIEQTEKAVDEQNEQTKVHEERSRRVHGMMPSTSATHYEDIKEKDDESTEKGDESNKLETDVKPFSVFTSAKSRERKKGLDTLFTPTLGRSNPVLSKSVGGNALCGGLVSKVLLANADALCAAVSPLMDKNLESVIGYTEKCVMNNYFGIGLDAKIALDFHTRREEHPEKCKSRTKNIMWYGMLGGKELLHRTYRNLEQKVQLECDGYRISLPSLQGIVVLNIPSYMGGANFWGGSKEDETFAAPSFDDRILEVVAVFGGMQMAVSKLITLQHHRIAQCRVVKVTILGDEPVPVQVDGEAWMQSPGYMKIIHKNRAHMLVRDKVFESTLKSWTDKQRLEQQLQDFELGNVKQFCEMSAGLIRSVQVLCMSHSSIDTELMGFVNSSSSELDKLYPAGKLLEGPNRRSVMDLVNSIKLLHNETSIFLARKAYSLQLQEENISNVYKSLSCVDNELRHISMVEPHVKGHDEESSGSLSKRSKGRFRMPARFKSRNKESKHSPSLASLAIQQWSVEEVGIWLSNLSFGEYKDTFIRHDIRGAELLNLERRDLKDLGISKVGHIKRILQAIKDLNTKHLDQHVYPQAAGTSSTSHATP is encoded by the exons TCTGAGATTTATGAAGAAGTTGAACTGGTTGATGTAAGCGTTGCAGAAAGTAGTACTAAAAACCCAAATAATAGCTTTCGG GTGATAAATCCTTTTCGAACCTTGCACCTGATAGCAGATTCACGCAAAGATATGGAAGACTGGATAAGTGCCATTAGATCTGCAAGTAATAAAGATTTCTATGAT tctgGTAGTGAGCACATCGGTGATATGCTTTCTGGGATGCACAATTGGTATGCGTGCTCCCATGCGAGACCGACCTATTGCAATGTATGTCGGGAAGCGCTACCTGGTGTTACATCACACGGACTGTCCTGTGAAg TTTGTAAATTTAAAGCACATAAACGATGCGCTGTGCGTGCTGGAAACAACTGCAAATGGACGACTTTAGCATCCATTGGAAAGGACATCATTGAAGAGGATGATGGTGGA ttaaccATGCCTCATCAATGGTTAGAGGGTAATTTACCTGTCAGCGCTAAATGTGCTGTCTGTGAGAAAACATGTGGAAGCGTGTTACGCTTGCAGGATTCACGATGTTTATGGTGCAAAACAATG GTGCATACAGTTTGTAAACCACATTTTGCCAAAAAGTGCCCCCTAGGTCAATGTAAATTATCGATCATCCCACCAATCACCTTAAACTGTATTGACTCCGATGGCTACTGGCAGGCTAGTAGACACGGATGCAATAGCCCCCTCCTAGTGTTTGTTAACTCGAAAAGTGGAGACAACCAAGGTGTAAAGTTTCTGCGTAGATTCAAACAGTTACTGAATCCGGCTCAAGTGTTTGACCTCATGAACAGTGGACCGAGATTAGG ACTGAGATTATTCAAGAAATTTGATACATTCCGTATCCTTGTCTGTGGTGGAGATGGCAGTGTGGGTTGGGTACTAACTCAGATAGATAAAATGGATCTTCACAAACAG TGTCAAGTGGGTGTCTTACCTCTAGGTACTGGCAATGATTTAGCACGGGTGCTTGGATGGGGTACAAATTGTGATGATGACACCCTTCTGCCAGCTATGTTGGAAAAACTTGAGCACTCAGGTACCAAGATGTTAGACAG ATGGAGTATTTGGGTAAATGAGACAGACAACTCAGCACCAACTGACCAATTGGAGGAGCAGAACGAAAGAACCGAGAACATTACGGCCTACGAAGATTCTGTAGCACTTCATCTTGCAAATATTCTACAATCCGAGAAAAACTCTGAAGTTATAAAATCAGCACA agTATTATGCAAAACAGTGAAAGATTTTCTGGAAAAGATTGGAGAATCTTATGACTCTGACACCCAGTCAGACGACACAATGAAGGACAAA TGTgctattttaaatgaaaaactgAACTCATTACTTCAAACGTTGAACGAAGAAGCCCAGGCAACACCAATACCCCCTGGAATGCCAGTTCCTGTAATACCTCCCACTCACGAAGGAGATACGACGGAAGTATCAGAGGTCAACGACCGAGTGGAAAAAATGCAAGGCCCAGCGACAAAGGTGTTTAAACCACGAGATGCTTTGATGTCCAGGGCAAATAGCCTTAAGAAAGCTGTTAGACAAATTATAGAACAAACAGAAAAAG CTGTTGACGAGCAAAACGAACAGACCAAAGTGCATGAAGAGCGATCGCGGAGGGTGCATGGAATGATGCCCTCAACGTCAGCAACACATTACGAGGATATCAAGGAGAAGGACGACGAAAGCACTGAAAAAGGCGACGAATCAAACAAGTTAGAAACGGACGTAAAACCCTTTTCGGTTTTTACTTCAGCAAAATCAAGAGAACGTAAAAAAG GGTTAGACACACTATTTACGCCCACGCTAGGCAGAAGTAATCCGGTGCTTAGTAAAA GCGTTGGGGGTAATGCTTTATGCGGTGGACTCGTAAGCAAAGTGTTGTTAGCAAACGCGGATGCTCTGTGTGCTGCTGTATCTCCTCTTATGGATAAAAACCTTGAGTCTGT AATTGGGTATACTGAGAAATGTGTGATGAATAACTATTTTGGTATTGGACTTGATGCGAAGATTGCTCTTGACTTCCATACTAGGAGGGAAGAGCATCCAGAAAAGTGCAA GAGcagaacaaaaaatataatgtgGTATGGTATGTTAGGTGGTAAAGAACTACTTCATCGTACGTATCGTAATCTGGAACAAAAGGTTCAACTGGAATGCGACGGATATAGGATCTCATTACCAAGTCTTCAGGGTATTGTTGTACTCAACATACCCAGTTATATGGGTGGGGCCAACTTTTGGGGAGGCAGCAAAGAAGACGAG ACATTTGCTGCACCTTCATTCGATGACCGCATCTTGGAAGTTGTCGCCGTCTTCGGCGGAATGCAGATGGCCGTGTCAAAGCTAATCACCTTGCAACATCATCGCATCGCTCAATGCCGCGTTGTGAAGGTGACGATACTCGGAGATGAGCCTGTTCCGGTTCAAGTTGACGGTGAAGCGTGGATGCAAAGTCCAGGCTATATGAAGATAATTCATAAGAATAGAGCACATATGTTAGTCAGAGATAAG GTGTTTGAGAGCACATTAAAGTCGTGGACTGACAAGCAAAGACTAGAACAACAACTACAAGATTTTGAACTTGGAAATGTGAAGCAATTTTGTGAAATGTCAGCTGGACTTATACGAAG TGTTCAAGTTCTTTGTATGAGTCACTCCAGTATTGATACTGAACTAATGGGTTTTGTAAACTCGTCCTCATCAGAGCTGGACAAGTTGTACCCAGCAGGCAAACTGCTAGAA GGACCAAACCGTAGGAGTGTCATGGACCTTGTCAATAGCATTAAACTACTGCATAATGAAACCAGTATTTTCTTGGCTAGAAAGGCCTACTCATTG CAATTACAAGAAGAAAACATTTCCAATGTGTACAAGTCATTAAGCTGTGTAGACAATGAACTTCGACATATCTCAATGGTTGAACCTCATGTCAAAGGTCATGATGAAGAG agTTCAGGATCATTATCAAAGAGGTCAAAAGGTCGTTTTCGAATGCCGGCACGATTTAAGAGTCGGAATAAGGAGTCTAAACATTCACCGTCGCTAGCCT cttTAGCTATACAGCAATGGAGTGTAGAAGAGGTCGGCATTTGGTTGAGTAATCTGTCATTTGGAGAGTATAAAGACACATTTATACGACATGACATTCGAGGAGCGGAGCTTTTGAACTTGGAACGCCGTGACCTGAAA GATCTTGGTATTAGTAAAGTTGGACATATTAAACGAATACTTCAAGCAATTAAAGACTTAAATACCAAACATTTGGACCAGCATGTATATCCGCAAGCAGCAGGGACCAGCTCAACAAGTCATGCAACGCCATAA
- the LOC140048512 gene encoding diacylglycerol kinase delta-like isoform X3: MQDLLENACTKEGYLSMQTSSFQRWRSRYFKLKGRKLFYAKESNSEIYEEVELVDVSVAESSTKNPNNSFRVINPFRTLHLIADSRKDMEDWISAIRSASNKDFYDSGSEHIGDMLSGMHNWYACSHARPTYCNVCREALPGVTSHGLSCEVCKFKAHKRCAVRAGNNCKWTTLASIGKDIIEEDDGGLTMPHQWLEGNLPVSAKCAVCEKTCGSVLRLQDSRCLWCKTMVHTVCKPHFAKKCPLGQCKLSIIPPITLNCIDSDGYWQASRHGCNSPLLVFVNSKSGDNQGVKFLRRFKQLLNPAQVFDLMNSGPRLGLRLFKKFDTFRILVCGGDGSVGWVLTQIDKMDLHKQCQVGVLPLGTGNDLARVLGWGTNCDDDTLLPAMLEKLEHSGTKMLDRWSIWVNETDNSAPTDQLEEQNERTENITAYEDSVALHLANILQSEKNSEVIKSAQVLCKTVKDFLEKIGESYDSDTQSDDTMKDKCAILNEKLNSLLQTLNEEAQATPIPPGMPVPVIPPTHEGDTTEVSEVNDRVEKMQGPATKVFKPRDALMSRANSLKKAVRQIIEQTEKAVDEQNEQTKVHEERSRRVHGMMPSTSATHYEDIKEKDDESTEKGDESNKLETDVKPFSVFTSAKSRERKKGLDTLFTPTLGRSNPVLSKSVGGNALCGGLVSKVLLANADALCAAVSPLMDKNLESVFGLRNAALGLFPLPAQKLEDRIGYTEKCVMNNYFGIGLDAKIALDFHTRREEHPEKCKSRTKNIMWYGMLGGKELLHRTYRNLEQKVQLECDGYRISLPSLQGIVVLNIPSYMGGANFWGGSKEDETFAAPSFDDRILEVVAVFGGMQMAVSKLITLQHHRIAQCRVVKVTILGDEPVPVQVDGEAWMQSPGYMKIIHKNRAHMLVRDKVFESTLKSWTDKQRLEQQLQDFELGNVKQFCEMSAGLIRSVQVLCMSHSSIDTELMGFVNSSSSELDKLYPAGKLLEGPNRRSVMDLVNSIKLLHNETSIFLARKAYSLQLQEENISNVYKSLSCVDNELRHISMVEPHVKGHDEESSGSLSKRSKGRFRMPARFKSRNKESKHSPSLASLAIQQWSVEEVGIWLSNLSFGEYKDTFIRHDIRGAELLNLERRDLKDLGISKVGHIKRILQAIKDLNTKHLDQHVYPQAAGTSSTSHATP, encoded by the exons TCTGAGATTTATGAAGAAGTTGAACTGGTTGATGTAAGCGTTGCAGAAAGTAGTACTAAAAACCCAAATAATAGCTTTCGG GTGATAAATCCTTTTCGAACCTTGCACCTGATAGCAGATTCACGCAAAGATATGGAAGACTGGATAAGTGCCATTAGATCTGCAAGTAATAAAGATTTCTATGAT tctgGTAGTGAGCACATCGGTGATATGCTTTCTGGGATGCACAATTGGTATGCGTGCTCCCATGCGAGACCGACCTATTGCAATGTATGTCGGGAAGCGCTACCTGGTGTTACATCACACGGACTGTCCTGTGAAg TTTGTAAATTTAAAGCACATAAACGATGCGCTGTGCGTGCTGGAAACAACTGCAAATGGACGACTTTAGCATCCATTGGAAAGGACATCATTGAAGAGGATGATGGTGGA ttaaccATGCCTCATCAATGGTTAGAGGGTAATTTACCTGTCAGCGCTAAATGTGCTGTCTGTGAGAAAACATGTGGAAGCGTGTTACGCTTGCAGGATTCACGATGTTTATGGTGCAAAACAATG GTGCATACAGTTTGTAAACCACATTTTGCCAAAAAGTGCCCCCTAGGTCAATGTAAATTATCGATCATCCCACCAATCACCTTAAACTGTATTGACTCCGATGGCTACTGGCAGGCTAGTAGACACGGATGCAATAGCCCCCTCCTAGTGTTTGTTAACTCGAAAAGTGGAGACAACCAAGGTGTAAAGTTTCTGCGTAGATTCAAACAGTTACTGAATCCGGCTCAAGTGTTTGACCTCATGAACAGTGGACCGAGATTAGG ACTGAGATTATTCAAGAAATTTGATACATTCCGTATCCTTGTCTGTGGTGGAGATGGCAGTGTGGGTTGGGTACTAACTCAGATAGATAAAATGGATCTTCACAAACAG TGTCAAGTGGGTGTCTTACCTCTAGGTACTGGCAATGATTTAGCACGGGTGCTTGGATGGGGTACAAATTGTGATGATGACACCCTTCTGCCAGCTATGTTGGAAAAACTTGAGCACTCAGGTACCAAGATGTTAGACAG ATGGAGTATTTGGGTAAATGAGACAGACAACTCAGCACCAACTGACCAATTGGAGGAGCAGAACGAAAGAACCGAGAACATTACGGCCTACGAAGATTCTGTAGCACTTCATCTTGCAAATATTCTACAATCCGAGAAAAACTCTGAAGTTATAAAATCAGCACA agTATTATGCAAAACAGTGAAAGATTTTCTGGAAAAGATTGGAGAATCTTATGACTCTGACACCCAGTCAGACGACACAATGAAGGACAAA TGTgctattttaaatgaaaaactgAACTCATTACTTCAAACGTTGAACGAAGAAGCCCAGGCAACACCAATACCCCCTGGAATGCCAGTTCCTGTAATACCTCCCACTCACGAAGGAGATACGACGGAAGTATCAGAGGTCAACGACCGAGTGGAAAAAATGCAAGGCCCAGCGACAAAGGTGTTTAAACCACGAGATGCTTTGATGTCCAGGGCAAATAGCCTTAAGAAAGCTGTTAGACAAATTATAGAACAAACAGAAAAAG CTGTTGACGAGCAAAACGAACAGACCAAAGTGCATGAAGAGCGATCGCGGAGGGTGCATGGAATGATGCCCTCAACGTCAGCAACACATTACGAGGATATCAAGGAGAAGGACGACGAAAGCACTGAAAAAGGCGACGAATCAAACAAGTTAGAAACGGACGTAAAACCCTTTTCGGTTTTTACTTCAGCAAAATCAAGAGAACGTAAAAAAG GGTTAGACACACTATTTACGCCCACGCTAGGCAGAAGTAATCCGGTGCTTAGTAAAA GCGTTGGGGGTAATGCTTTATGCGGTGGACTCGTAAGCAAAGTGTTGTTAGCAAACGCGGATGCTCTGTGTGCTGCTGTATCTCCTCTTATGGATAAAAACCTTGAGTCTGT GTTTGGTTTGCGTAATGCCGCCCTTGGACTTTTTCCCCTTCCTGCACAGAAATTAGAAGACAG AATTGGGTATACTGAGAAATGTGTGATGAATAACTATTTTGGTATTGGACTTGATGCGAAGATTGCTCTTGACTTCCATACTAGGAGGGAAGAGCATCCAGAAAAGTGCAA GAGcagaacaaaaaatataatgtgGTATGGTATGTTAGGTGGTAAAGAACTACTTCATCGTACGTATCGTAATCTGGAACAAAAGGTTCAACTGGAATGCGACGGATATAGGATCTCATTACCAAGTCTTCAGGGTATTGTTGTACTCAACATACCCAGTTATATGGGTGGGGCCAACTTTTGGGGAGGCAGCAAAGAAGACGAG ACATTTGCTGCACCTTCATTCGATGACCGCATCTTGGAAGTTGTCGCCGTCTTCGGCGGAATGCAGATGGCCGTGTCAAAGCTAATCACCTTGCAACATCATCGCATCGCTCAATGCCGCGTTGTGAAGGTGACGATACTCGGAGATGAGCCTGTTCCGGTTCAAGTTGACGGTGAAGCGTGGATGCAAAGTCCAGGCTATATGAAGATAATTCATAAGAATAGAGCACATATGTTAGTCAGAGATAAG GTGTTTGAGAGCACATTAAAGTCGTGGACTGACAAGCAAAGACTAGAACAACAACTACAAGATTTTGAACTTGGAAATGTGAAGCAATTTTGTGAAATGTCAGCTGGACTTATACGAAG TGTTCAAGTTCTTTGTATGAGTCACTCCAGTATTGATACTGAACTAATGGGTTTTGTAAACTCGTCCTCATCAGAGCTGGACAAGTTGTACCCAGCAGGCAAACTGCTAGAA GGACCAAACCGTAGGAGTGTCATGGACCTTGTCAATAGCATTAAACTACTGCATAATGAAACCAGTATTTTCTTGGCTAGAAAGGCCTACTCATTG CAATTACAAGAAGAAAACATTTCCAATGTGTACAAGTCATTAAGCTGTGTAGACAATGAACTTCGACATATCTCAATGGTTGAACCTCATGTCAAAGGTCATGATGAAGAG agTTCAGGATCATTATCAAAGAGGTCAAAAGGTCGTTTTCGAATGCCGGCACGATTTAAGAGTCGGAATAAGGAGTCTAAACATTCACCGTCGCTAGCCT cttTAGCTATACAGCAATGGAGTGTAGAAGAGGTCGGCATTTGGTTGAGTAATCTGTCATTTGGAGAGTATAAAGACACATTTATACGACATGACATTCGAGGAGCGGAGCTTTTGAACTTGGAACGCCGTGACCTGAAA GATCTTGGTATTAGTAAAGTTGGACATATTAAACGAATACTTCAAGCAATTAAAGACTTAAATACCAAACATTTGGACCAGCATGTATATCCGCAAGCAGCAGGGACCAGCTCAACAAGTCATGCAACGCCATAA